In Methanococcus maripaludis, a single window of DNA contains:
- a CDS encoding ABC transporter ATP-binding protein, producing the protein MYKIISLEDVWKIYQMGEVEVQALKGVSLDVNKGDFVAIVGSSGSGKSTMMNMIGCLDVPTKGDVYLKTKNISHMTESELSELRGKTIGFVFQQYNLIPNMTALENVLLPLQIQEVNDSTADRAAKRALKQVGLEDRMNNKPSQLSGGQQQRVSIARALACDPEIILADEPTGALDSATGKEIIKLFMALWESGKTIIMITHDPDLAKYAKTIVELKDGNIISITDNKPNTIHE; encoded by the coding sequence ATGTACAAAATTATAAGTCTTGAAGATGTTTGGAAAATCTACCAGATGGGTGAAGTTGAAGTTCAAGCCCTAAAAGGAGTTTCCCTTGACGTAAATAAAGGTGATTTTGTCGCAATTGTTGGATCGTCAGGTTCTGGAAAATCAACCATGATGAATATGATAGGATGCCTCGATGTACCAACAAAAGGTGACGTTTACCTTAAAACCAAAAATATCTCACACATGACTGAATCAGAACTATCTGAACTTCGTGGAAAGACAATTGGTTTTGTATTTCAGCAATACAATTTAATTCCAAACATGACTGCACTTGAAAACGTACTTTTACCTTTGCAAATACAAGAAGTCAATGATTCCACTGCAGATAGGGCTGCAAAGAGAGCATTGAAACAGGTTGGTCTGGAAGATAGGATGAATAACAAACCATCACAGCTTTCTGGAGGCCAACAACAGCGAGTATCGATTGCAAGAGCGTTAGCATGTGACCCCGAAATAATTCTTGCAGATGAACCAACTGGGGCGCTCGACAGTGCGACTGGTAAAGAAATTATAAAATTATTTATGGCCCTATGGGAAAGTGGAAAAACCATTATTATGATTACGCATGACCCCGATCTTGCAAAATACGCGAAGACCATTGTTGAATTAAAAG